The segment TGCAGATTACCTGGCAGGTGCTGACGGCAAAAGGAGTTTGGGCAAAAATCACACCGATTTAGGCGTGTGCTTCGCTGTCCACATTCATCACAGTGGTGCCATGGGCATATCCATTTCCCTGTAAGCATATGGAAAAGATTTATTAaagaattaatttatttaaacacattttatatagtGCACATAAATGTATACTATGAatttgtgtgaacacacacagTCTGAACAGTAAGCATAGTGTTTGTGAGTAAGTGTGCATGTCAAGATGCGTTTTCACAAAGCTTAAACCAGTGCTTGTTTGCTATATTAGTTCTGACTGACTTCTCTCTATATGTGAGAATGTGTAAAAAGTGAGTTAATGCAAACATGTGAGCAGGTGTAAGTTATCTCATTTATTAGTCCTTTCCTAGCTTACCTTTTGGTAATTTTTCTAAACCTAAGCACTGAAGATGGTAACCCTTTGGACAAGCAGCTACATCACACAATATCAAGTCTCCATGACTGCCACATCTGAAACACTCGTCTTCTGACATCTTCGCTTCACGTCTACGACGTTTTCGTTTACGCTTGgtaagtttttctctttttgggccTTGTGATTCGGTCTGCTGAAAAATGTAAagcaaacaataaaatatatgcaatcaTTTATTAATGCACAAGCAGAAAATTGAGGTCAGACCTTCAGCAGttttaaaaataaccaaatataTCTGATTGTACTTGTCAGTGACATTCAATACAACTGCGAATACTATAATAAGATCTTTACTAACCTTTGTACCTTTACACCAATGAAGCCACTGCAGTTTGGTGCTCCACAACTGCAACGCTTCTTCTCTGTGCCAACACATTGTAAGTTGTAGTTGAAAGTGAGTTCTGAGCCAGCAGGAATATCACAGATGGAAAAAAGTCCTACCCTGGTGTCCCCTCCCACAGTCCATTTCTGGGTTTCACAATTTGGTTGACATGAGTGATTCATAAATCTGGTGAAAATAAAAGGCATTAACATTTGTTCTGTCCTACATGGTCAGTCTTCTTCCAGAAAGTCAAATAAATTGTTTGATAATTACAAAGCAAGGTCTTTTTTATAGTTCTACATAACATGTTTTTAATGTTACATGTGCATTTGTTTGATCCTTATGGTAAGGAAAATTGAGAGATCTACATGAGAAGCAAATAGAACTTCGTTATCATTTCTCCACCTTGccaaatttccctttgggccaGCATCTATCATGATGTCTTTGTCAATGGTGAGGAAGTAATAATTCTCCTCCTTGACTTTGTGCATCTCCTCAATGCGTCGCCTGAATTCCTCATCATCGATAAGCTCACCCACATATTCTATCACAAACTGACCTggacaaaaataagagaaaatattcaACATGCTTCACCCATAAATTATCCATATGCTAGTTGAGTGTATTATAATCCTGTCCAAAAATTTAAGTTGTCACTGGTGTTCCTTTCCTCTAATTAACCACACACTTCCTTCTGCAACTAACTTACCCTTTTTGATATCTTCAAGCGCTTTTAGGCCGCCAGCCTCGGCTCTCAGTTTTAAAACAGCACAGTTAGGGTAAAGTCGCTTCTGGAACCTCTGGTTGCCACACTTGTCTCCTGCTCCACAAACTTCACGCATACACTCAAACATTAACATTCTGAAATGagaaaattctaataataatcaggaatgcaaaaaaaaaaactactgaacTATCTGgtaaaccacaaacaacaaccaccaccaattTCAGTCACTTTAGTGGTCTTTCCCACTACGTTCAGTAATGTCCAAGCATTTAATTGTTTGATACCCAATTTGTAAGTTATCACACGACAGGAATTTTGCAGTTTGTCTATTTAATCTTTCAGTAACAGGTCCCTTTACCTAACACATATCTTTGCAACAACAGGTTCAatcaattaacatttttttattttggatgaaTTTCATCCTGTTCTCACCATGGACATCATTCAACTTCCAACTTTCTGTAGAGCACCATTCACCATCAAATCTTTCcctttataatacaaaatattcacTGGATTGTAACATGGACAGATCTTGCACAAGGTCCTTGTATTGTCCAATGTAATGCAGAATTCATTaggaaaaacaatgcaatacaaTTGATTCCTTCATACTCAAGTGAACTGTCTGGCTGTAGGCCCACAAGTACCCTGCCAAAATAgcaaactatataaataatataaacatgctGAAAATCTTAACATAGCAAATTTACAAGATGGAATATATGGTGAAGCTATGCACCACTAACAACACTGATGTTGATGCtacagaaaataaatacaacaaaacctatgtATGCCTGAGGCAGTCATGCACACCCACCTAGTGCAGCCACGCAAGATGCATGTCTAGAGGGGTCATAGCAACCCTATTTTGAAAGGGATAGAGATACTTTTCTTCACATTTCCATATATTGCACAACACCAGGTTAGCATTAAGGAACCATCCTGAGTTAAGCAACCTTGCTCCACTCGTTTGATCATAAGAGATAATGGTTTTAGATAACTAGTTGGTTTTATTTTGCATAAAATCATTTTACGTATTTATGGTACCTATGGCCAATGGTAGTGTCCACAGGTTGCATTTTATTACTTAAAATGTCTAAAAAGGTGGGTTAGCTGTATTAACTCCTTACAAAGCGAATGCTTAGGACCGATTTAAAAAGTtcatattgttttcattttagagcataaaataacaaaataatcatagTCATTTACTTTTCCAAAGTTCAAATTCCAAACATGGGATGGCCTTTGTATTGAAATGCTTGCTACATCTGAATGAccaatttcaaatcaaaacaaatttccCAATGGTGGACAGTACCAACCATTATGGTGAATCCAAAcagaaatatcattattatttatacttttattttttaacattaatgcTTCGTACTCGGTACACTACATAAGCTACAACATATTACTAGGGAGTCGCAATGgaaagtatatttaatatataaatgtacataaactcatttgattttcattttttctgatatAGGTGTAAAAGTGTTCTTTGTACATTCACAAACTCATATCTATACCAATGTCATTATCCAAATGCCATATGCAATCAAAAGTCCATACAAGTGTACTACTGTCTAATTACCTGTGTCCGTAGTTTTCCTATATGGCACTTATTGCCCTAGTTCTCAAGAAAACCTGGTTTTGGTCAAATAGTTGTTTGGTAGTTGGGCATTCATGTAACATAACATAGGCTAGCTTAACTCAATTTACTACACTTACACCTTTGGTAACAATTAATAGCAAGACTGGATGGTACACCTCTGGCAGTCAGCTGCCCTTCCTCCTGGGGCGGGGATGAGGTCCACCCAGTTTCTTTTTTTGCATGGACGgagttttttaaacatttacctCCAAGGGAATGCGGATAAACGGTCACATTTGTAAGACAGAggggagacacagcagacgggcaagccacagggtccagctcctcaCCTCATCTGACCGGGGACATTGGGGGTatcttgggggtctcacatcttACCTTCACCAATTAAAGTCAGCAAGCTAAGACCCGCCCAAGAACACTCTcttgtctcgctcacatctggtaaACAGCGGCTCCCAACACCACATGAAATGCTCATATTATGTGTGGGTTTCGGTGCCTTCATTACATATTTCCATACCAACTTCTGGGATGGCACTTTAATAAACACACCCAATAAACCCTACTCCCTATTTTTTCTTAACCCATTGCCACCGGGagggcatgtacacacatgcatggcATGTCGGGACCATCGGCGGGGGCACGTACGGCACATGCCATACCGCCGTATGTAGGACATGcaggagtttgttttttttttaaacatgcaaAAGATTATTTTATGCAGTGAcggtgtgattaagtcggttttaacactattttacatgcaaaaataaaaaaatgcaacaaaacccGACATATTCAACCCATGATGCCGcaccactgcttattttattagGACTATAGAACGCATTTGATCAattggagtctatataacaacaaaaataccctttcaGTCCGAGTTATCAAGGAAGGGTGTGGGGAGTGTCAGGCGCGGGTTTTTGGCAAAAAGTAGAggcttaaaaataatgaaaactgaaaaatacaacatatcttcatagtattacgaagaaacggcatggga is part of the Penaeus monodon isolate SGIC_2016 unplaced genomic scaffold, NSTDA_Pmon_1 PmonScaffold_6073, whole genome shotgun sequence genome and harbors:
- the LOC119571373 gene encoding histone-lysine N-methyltransferase NSD2-like encodes the protein MLMFECMREVCGAGDKCGNQRFQKRLYPNCAVLKLRAEAGGLKALEDIKKGQFVIEYVGELIDDEEFRRRIEEMHKVKEENYYFLTIDKDIMIDAGPKGNLARFMNHSCQPNCETQKWTVGGDTRVGLFSICDIPAGSELTFNYNLQCVGTEKKRCSCGAPNCSGFIGVKVQRLQTESQGPKREKLTKRKRKRRRREAKMSEDECFRCGSHGDLILCDVAACPKGYHLQCLGLEKLPKGKWICPWHHCDECGQRSTRLNRCDFCPNSFCRQHLPGNLQTVSGIGNVCQEHDPEELEAVSCRE